Below is a window of Narcine bancroftii isolate sNarBan1 chromosome 13, sNarBan1.hap1, whole genome shotgun sequence DNA.
GAATGTATCGAGGGGCCAGGAATATTCAGGGCCTTTCACTTCTTGGTTTATGTGGAGGATCGAGGTCAGGTTCTTACTTCCACATTTATAgacaaatattttattaataccTCTCGGTGGCCCTTTCATTCGAAACAAAGGTTTTAACCTGAAAGCTACGGTCAAGGGCAGTCATTCTCAAATGGGGATGTACGGCCTCTCTCTGTGGGCCACAGCACACTTAAGAAGGGGGGACCCCCACAGACTGCaaacacaaaataatttttttttttaattttgtgtaatcggtaggagagaagtattgaACAAACCAACTGgactgcttcacatggaagggggCCCGTAAACTTTGAGCTGTGCTAAAGGGAcccatagccaaaataaaatagAGAGTGACTGGTTCAATGCACCGTGGAAACGGTACAAGAGCAATGGTGTTGGCTCGGAGTCTCTGTTCCCTCCACAGAGAAGAATCTAGTTATGACAATGTGGATTTTAGCACGGAGATTGGATCTCTATGAACTGGAAAGTGGCCAGTGGCCACTTTACAGGGAACAATTTCAACACAATGTATAACAATATCACACAAGATGGATGCACTGTCATGGTCATGTGGAGCATTGTACCAACGCTCAAAAGTCCACCATGCTGATACTATACTCCAGAGTCATCCTGACTGTCTCTGGGATTGTTCTTTGTTGTGAGGGTGATTAAGCTTATCTGTACTAACAACATGCCGCTGTTTATTTGGGCTGGCTGTAGTGAAGTCTCTCATGTATTCATCTGCCTTGGCTTCCTGCTGTTGACTTTTGCTTTAAAACGGTCATGTGTGAAGGCCTTTCCTACTTTTCAAATCTCTAGTGTAGATCAAGTAGACTTTGGCGACTGGATTTATTTGCATTATTATGTTAgagagggtggcacggttaatgtagtggtttgGGCCATGCACCAACATTCAGGACCAGGGcttgaatcccgtgctgcctgcaacgagtttgtatgttctccccgggtctgcctgggtttcccccaccattcaatacgtaccagggattataggtcaattgggcgtaattgggcaTCACGGGCCGGAAGGCCTGGTacaatgctgcatgtctaaaatttctaatttaaaaatccACATAGTGGGAAGTTGCCCAATGTTTTAACTGGACTTTTGGCTGCAAAGGTTCCTGCAGAAACTGTTGGAGCAACCACATCAACAAACCTGGCTGTAAGTCGagctcagaggctgggaatcttgCAACGAGCAACTCACTTCACTGCACAAAACCTGTCCGCCACCTACCAGATACTAATCAGGAGTGTGTCGGAAAACCCTTCCCTTGCCTGGATGACTGAAGCTTCGCCAATGCTCATTCAAGAAgctctctgcaccatcccatccgAAACCAACGCACAGCAGCAGCCGTGTACAGAATTCTCCATGCAGAGCGGTTAGcataacgctattacagcaccagcgacctgggttcgaatccagcactgtctgtaaagagtttgcacattctccccgtgtctgcatgggtttgttccggcttcctcccaccgtacaggggttggaggttaattgggggatTTGGACAGCACggccttgtgggccagaagggcctggtaacgtgcggtatgtctaaatttaaaaataaaactttgaTTTAAATTTTTATGCTGACACAGTCTACAGAACCTCACTGAAGCAGAATGAAAACCAATTTGACACCAAGACGCAGAAGAGATATGAAGCAGTTGATGAGAAGCTTGGTTAAAGGGGTAGGGTTTGTACAGGAAGTGAGACACTTGGGGAGGGAATTGCAGAGGTAAGGGCCCAGCATGTTCCACGATGGAGCAACTAGATTTATAGAGTGCAAATCGTTCTGTAGAGTGATTCACAGTTTAAGATCAAAGTCATCATTCAGCCTGCTTCTCTTCTTATGAGAACCAATCTTGACTAATGACTCAGGTATTATACACAGTGGGCCGTGATGACAGAAAGTCTTACATGGTGGAACAGCTGCCATTATCACTATGGGCCCTCCGAGAGACTGATTAGTGTTTTCTGCATCAGAACAATGGCTGCATTTTGAAAATATTGGAATTAGGATGCCTGTTGGCTATGAGAACTGCTATCCAAATTCATAttcctttattatttttatacCCTGTTAACTGCTGTGGTTGGGATACATTTATCGTATagcacaacctttttctttccattcacgtaccactttaagtaatccctgtgccatcggtactctgtgattggtaagggattgcataaggtgggatgtggtgggaagggaaggttgagaatcactgctctagactcaattgttactgaaatattttccttgagaaaaatggtcattggcccatttcctttggagttctgaaaccgtgcacataacgagtccatgagggacaattaaaacaacgattttcaaactttttctttccacccacatcccatttaagcgatcccttactaatcacagagcaccatggcacagggaatacttaaatgtGGAAAGTGAGTggacagaaaaaggttgaggaccactggtacATCACTATAACTCTCCAACATCTCCACCCTAGACAAGTGGCTTCAGCCATCTCATCCGAGGTTCTTGAATTTCATCATTCAAACCCCTTTACCTCCACCTTCCTTCCACATCTAAACACAAAATGCTTGAAACCTGAACCAAAAACATCAGGTTTCAACGGCTGTGGCATTCCTTTAGGTACAAAGATGCAAAGGAGAGGAGACGTAAACGGAACGCACCTTGTGATGTCATATACCAAAAGTGCGCCTGCTGCTCCTCTGTAGTAACTCCTCGTAACTGACCTGAAAGAGGCGAGGGGAGGGTTAGGCACACGTGTTTAAAATTCGTCCACAAGCTCCACCTACTATTCCACCACTATTCCCATTGCTATTTCTAGGGTGTTTTGGAAGACAGTTAACAACAAACCACAATACAAATATGGTTGTGActggtgttacggagtccagaggaccacaaaaaccagcagtaatagatatgcaccattaacacaaagggttacttaaacaaaagtagtttttaattatatttgaacaagaaaacagaattaaactttaatttattactatgaacttacttaacccctccccctctaaaactaagcgcaggtgtgtgtaatgtgtatacaagcttagaaaagttctttggatcacagttcaatctcactggttgcaggcaattctggtactgcgcacagaagttagcatgaataaagttcaccaggctttggtgctcaacaggaaaatggttatcgctcaggaggGTTctagttggttttcagagagagggagaatcCTTTTATTCCAGAACATCCGCACCTGATTctgatcagtcttgctgacgaaacttgcccccttcagggttctccagatgatcctctttctttcaggtcacctttcagacagctagtcttctcctttgaccaggcagtcttccaaggTTTGCCAACTTGTCCCTCTCGAACCGATTGCTCGGTCTCTCCTTTACTTtcagctccctccctctctgagagcaaagctgttctcctctgcctgcaaagatcacatgcttccCCCAGGCACGCTGCTGAACATTGCTACTTTGCTGCTTTCtgcaaaatagcactctgcaaaagtcctgcaaaaattctgggttttaaaatgtttgtgtgcaacctgctctcacaattcctcccaagccacctctaaatagtCTGTCATACAGGGTAAAGTCAAACATGTTCCATCCCTGAAGGACATTGTAGAACCAGATGGATTTTTGTGAAAATACAATAGTTTCAGACATCATCATCAAGATTATTTTTGAACTGCACAATATTTAAATCAATTGAATATACAATATCAAACGTTCTTCTCGATCAATAGCCTCTGGATTGTTGATCCAGTAATTTTACTGCCACATCCCAGTGATTCAGTCAGTAATCATACTACATTACGTAATACTGAGCCAGAGTTAACGAAGGTCATTTTGTTTTTAGGCGTACAGGCcctccacgagcctgtgccgcccaaataccccaattaacctataacccccccgTACTGACAGAGTgtcaccaaattgagtggaaaatcaaATTGTGTAGCAGATACggagagtctgtagagagataTAGATCGATTaggtgggcaagggtctggcagaaagAGTACAAGGTTGATAAATGTGAGCTTATCCTCttgggaaggaaaaatggaagatcagatgatttaaatggcaagcgatttcAGCActctgccatgcagaaggacttgggagtgcttgaacATGAATTGCAAATGGTCAACAGGCTATCAAGAGGCAgatggaacattggccttcattgctggaggggttgaatttaggagcagggaggtcctgctgccactgtacaaggtcctggtgaggccgcatctggagcacTGCGTGCGTccaggatggactggctttggaggcggttcaccagtttgattccagagaggaggggggagttggcctatgaggagagattgagtcatctgggactctactcgctggaatttagaagaatgagaggggatcttatagaaacatagaattatgaaaggcataaataagatagaggAAGGTATGCTTCCATTGGTAGGGAAGACTaaaactaggggtcacaggctcaaggttcagggtagtagatttaggtcgGAATGTCAACATTGGTTATgtaataaagggctcaggcccgaaatgttggttctgtatctttatctttgctatttaacctgctgacctgctgagtttctccagcgctgtgttttgacttcaatcacaacgtctgcagaccTTTTACTTCGCAAAAATCCATCTAATTTAAAAACGTTCAATGAGGCAGCCTTCTTTGTCTCCCTGACCAACAGTGGTGATAAAACTTCCACTGTGCTGTTAAGTCAGGTGATCTAGGTCCCAGGGAGGAACAACGATATACTTCCAGATCAAAGGTGTTCAAGGTGGAGGTGGTTCTATCTATATGGCTGTCCTTCACGACGATAGTTTGTGGGTTTCAGGGGGCGGGGGCATTTCTGAAGATGTCTTGGCACGTTGTTATTGTGCATCTTGAAGATGGTACATACAGCAGGCATGGAGGAAGCACAAATGTTCAGAGCGACTGAGAGGGTGTTGACCTTGCAATGCAAGTTgaaatgagagtgagagagactgtATGAAGGCGAGGAATCGAGCAGAAGCAGGGATGATAAGGGCGAGGTGTGCTTTGAAGCAAGGGACCAGTAATTTAATGCCTTAGGTAGAGACACATCAAAGCCGTCATTTCATCCAGCCTTGTTATTCCACTGAGCCAGATTGTAAAACACCTTGGGTGTGTTTTTTTTGATTTAAATGTGCCATTTACACAAGGTGACTCAGGGAAAATGTGCAGAGGTGTCGAGATGCTGGTTgtttttacagcacagaagcaagcccctcagcccaactcatccatgcagaCCTTCACCTGCCTGTTGGTCTCATTTGGCATCTGTCTGGCCCAAACCCCtcaaaaccagccattctcaaaaggGGCCATAGTAAtatttaaagggggggggggcagaggcatggattgaaatcataaatatatctttttttatttagacagtagaagtatggaagaaaccaaataaaATTCACTGCTTCACATGGAAGAGGGCCCATAATAAACCGTGCAGAATCTTAAAGGGGctatagtgggggtgggggaggttgaaAACAATTCCTATCTATACATCttcctaaatgtcttttaaattttgTTACTAAACCCAACTCTTCCACTTCGTTTAGCAGGTCATTCTCCACAATTCTtgccctctgtgtgaaaatattTCTTCTTGGGTACCTTTTACATCTTTCCCTTCTCAGATTAAATCTATGCCTTTGAGTGGTAGACTCACCTACATTCGGAAAAAGACCATTAACCTTGTCTGACTCTTTAAGGTCACTCCTAAGTCTCCTTTGCTTCAATGGCTTCCCCTGTGAATTTTTTCTTGGTAAATGACTTCCTTTCCATaagtgggtgaccagaactgggtgAAAAACGAAAGTCCACAGATGCTGTGATCTGGGCCTGCAGGTGCATACAAGAtattctgatgaagggctcaagcctgaaatgtttcggttatgtatcttctttggcttggcttcgcggacgaagatttatggaggggtatgtccacgtctgctgcaggctcactggtgactgacaagtcagatgcgggacaggcaggcacggttgcagcggttgcaaggaaaaattggttggttggggttgggtttttcctcctttgtcttttgtcagtgaggtgggttctgcggtcttcttcaaaggaggttgctgcccgccgaactgtgaggcgccaagatgcacggttggaggcgagatcagcccactggcggtggtcaatgtggcaggcaccaagagatttctttaagcagtcctcctgacaaatgccttcttcaccgctgACTACCTGTGCCACGAGATCTCTGTTCTACAATAATTTCCAAGGCCCTATCCTTTatggcaggggttcccaacctggggtacatgtacccccggtggtacatttgcacttttcagggggtacattgggtctgagagaataaccactactgtacatacatggtgttgtaatctggagtcagattgcacaatgacgtgttttttttttaatccttaatttttaggggtacacaggaacctatagaaatgcccaaggggtacagaggaacaaaaaggttgggaacctctGCTTTATGGTGTCAGTCATGCCCTGGTTTGAAAGATCAAAGAGGATCATCATGTTCTCGTCAGTTAGATCCCAATAACATTAGTGCCATCCGCAAAGTTACGAAACATGTCAATTGAAGACAAAAACCAACCGGGTCAGGAACGGCTCCTTCTCCTCTGCCATAATGCAGGCTCAAATTTcacattcaagaaaaaaaaaattaggcaggtacatgaatgggagggacacggttgggtgtaggtcagtggaactaggcagaataatggtttggtacagactagaagggctgtaatgttctactgttccatcagatttcttaatggacaatgatccacagataatacctcactttgtcttctttagcacaaattttttttaaaatgtaatttatagcaattttgcagatGTAATGCCGTCGCAAAACAATGAACGTTGTGATATGCGCATgataatgaattctgattctgcctACATTGTCAGCCAAGTTGTTAACCTACGTGCAGCCAAGTTGTTAACCTACGTGCAGCCAAGTTGTTAACCTACGTGCAGCCAAGTTGTTAACCTACGTGCAGCCAAGTTGTTAACCTacgtggacccagcaccaatccctgcagcgcaccactggtcacaggcctcaaaTCCGAATGGCCAACCTCAGCGGCAACCTTATGACTCCCGCCATCAAACCCATTCTATAACAAATCGGCCACTTCAGTCTGACACCTTTGATGAGTTCACAAGTTTAAGCTATTGAGATCCACTAGGGAAAGGAGATAAATCATTGCCACAGATTAAATGAACCAAGATAACAACGTTACTTTATCCCACTGGAAACAACAGTTCTTGAAGGGTCTGCAGAAAGATTAAGATGGAATTTTAGTTTAAGATATTCCCATAACGGCAGACCTATACGGAGAAGACCCATGTCgagaaatgtatcaataaatcatGGATTGACTCACCTGAAGCGCTCTTGCCCTGCTGTGTCCCATATCTGTAGTTTAACTGTCTTGCCCCCAACGTTAACTACTTTAGATCCAAACTCAACACCGATTGTGTGGTTGGAGTCCTGTTTGACTAGAGATAGCACATTGAGATGGTGAAACAAAGCATTTCTTAACAATGAAGAGGCTTCAAACTGCAACATTCACACCGACCGCACCAAGCTCCAGATACTGGCGGAGTTTTGGTTTCCAAAAAACAAATCTGATGGCAGTTCAGGAGTCAGGTAGCTATCGCTTTTGTTACCCCCCCCACCAAGAACAGTCCTAGAATGTTGGGGTTAGGCAGGAATGTGACATGGAGGGGTCCCTGAAGGGATGATTGAAGGTAAATGGAATGATCACAGTTTGGAGAGGGGGTGGAGTAGAGAAGGGATTAGGTAGGGCTACTTCCACTAAATTGATCAACCGCACAATACCAGTAAATCGGAGGAGGAAGGAGACAAAATAACATCAGTTTTCTGCTCCTGGTCTCTGTTCAATGAGGCATAGTGGAAAGTATACTTAACGTGCCTGACAAAATAATTTTCAGTGACGACTCCTCAACAGAATTGACTGCCTGCAAACATGCTCTTATGAGATAGGCAGATGTGTGTAATTGCAGGGAGGTGTAGAAAGGCCTGCATTTAGCTGTAACCCTCCTGCTGCGCTCTCTCTTGAGAGGGGTCTTGTGAATTAGCAATGTTGATCTGGAGATCAACAGACAGAAATATCACATGTATCCAAGAGGTTGCACCTGTCAGTATGATGAGAGCAGAGGGTGAAATGATGGGATAAATTGGACTTCTGCATCTATTAATTTTATATTTGATACTATCACAGATAGGTTCACTCCACAAGAATAGGAAATGGGCAATCCTTTTCCTAACGTCCATCTACACCATCACTGCTGTACAACAGCCTGATCCCACAGCAGTGTCCTGCAGTGAATCCAATCTGGCAGCACACAGAGCAGGGCTCCACCAGTAAATTCCATTTCAATGGCTGACTTACATTTGTTTTCAATAAACTGATGAAGAAGGCATGACTTCCCTGTTCCCGCACTGCCAATAACCAGGAACTTAAACAGGAAATCTGTgggaggaaggcaaagagaatcAATACAGTCTAAAGGTATAGGGCAATGAAATTGCACTCTTAGGAAGTGAATAAATTGACAAACTCAAGCCTTAGTCAATTCTAACATTTGCCACGTGGCAGCACTGTGGTACATTTCTGGGGGTTAGCAGAAATTTTGCTGGAGCAAAGTGCAAACAAATCTGTGCACTCACTTTGGGGTTGCTGTGTTTCGCTGCTTCTATTTTGCTAAGTAATACCAGCACATCTCAATAGCACTtgcaggatcagaggtggagagggtgagcaaatttaagttctttggaatcactatctcagaggatttctCCTGAATGCAACACacgaatggcattgtgaagaaagcacgcaaGCGattctaattcctcaggagtttgcggaggtttggtatgacatcggaatccctggcaaatttctacagatgttgggTGGAAAGCATGCAAACTGGCTGCATTATGGCAtcgtatagggacaccaataccccaagTAGAAAGACTTGCAAAAgtggccaggacatcacaggcaaaaccctccacaccatttagaacatctacaggggacactgcagcagtaatcatccaggatccacaccacccagcacaccctgttcttgctgctgccatcaggaaagaggacttggggccacaagactcgcaccaccaggttcaggaacagccgctccccctccgccatcagacccctcaacaacaaactcagtcagggactcattttagaactctgacttgtgcactttattgatttttttgaaaaattctctgtattacacagtttgattacatttgttatctgtttatatgAAAATGCTGTGTACAgtcttttcttttgcactaccaataagcggtgattctgcttcacccacaggaaaaagagtctcagggttgtatgtgacgtcgtGTATGTACTCagagtaaatctgaaatcagacttTGTTCACCAAGCCCATTTGCTCAAGGGTAGTATGAGCAGAGCTGTTttgaaaaatgt
It encodes the following:
- the rab4b gene encoding ras-related protein Rab-4B is translated as MITAAVSPVDVLNGVEGFACDVLATFASLSTWGIGVPIRCHNAASLHAFHPTSVEICQGFRCHTKPPQTPEELESLACFLHNAIHFLFKFLVIGSAGTGKSCLLHQFIENKFKQDSNHTIGVEFGSKVVNVGGKTVKLQIWDTAGQERFRSVTRSYYRGAAGALLVYDITSRETYNALTNWLTDARTLASPNIVIILCGNKKDLDADREVTFLEASRFAQENELMFLETSALTGENVEEAFLKCARTILNKIESGELDPERMGSGIQYGDASLRQLRQPRSMQTQNKQQCNC